One region of uncultured Sulfurimonas sp. genomic DNA includes:
- the rfaD gene encoding ADP-glyceromanno-heptose 6-epimerase has product MRYIKDDLKNKTILITGGAGFIGSNLAFYFQNNHPDAKVVVLDSFRSGETLSNGNLKSFGHFKNLIGFNGEIISGDINDKDLLLDLEVNYKFDYIFHEAAISDTTAQEQDLMIKTNVNAYRDLLELAIRHDANMIYASSAATYGNAESPQRVGREAPQNVYGFSKLSMDNLSREYMKECDISIVGLRYFNVYGSGEYFKNSTASMVLQFGHQILAGKNPKLFQDSDKILRDFIYIEDIVQANIKAMQPKTSGIYNVGTGKARSFQDIVDILQKELGTSLNCEYIPNPFIGSYQFHTEADIATTREALGYEPRFEMEDAIKSYVGEIKRVYEAEVK; this is encoded by the coding sequence ATGAGATACATAAAAGATGACTTAAAAAACAAAACAATTTTAATAACAGGTGGGGCAGGTTTTATAGGTTCAAACTTAGCTTTTTACTTTCAAAATAATCATCCAGATGCAAAAGTAGTGGTTTTAGATAGCTTTAGAAGTGGAGAAACACTTTCAAATGGCAATCTAAAAAGTTTTGGTCATTTTAAAAATCTTATTGGTTTTAATGGCGAAATTATTAGTGGAGATATCAATGATAAAGACTTGTTACTTGATTTAGAAGTAAATTATAAGTTTGATTATATTTTTCATGAAGCAGCTATATCTGACACTACTGCACAAGAACAAGACCTTATGATAAAAACAAATGTAAACGCTTATAGAGATTTACTAGAATTAGCGATTAGACATGATGCAAATATGATATATGCATCTTCGGCTGCAACGTATGGAAATGCTGAGTCTCCTCAACGAGTAGGAAGAGAAGCTCCTCAAAATGTTTATGGTTTTTCTAAACTTAGCATGGATAATTTAAGTCGTGAATATATGAAAGAGTGTGATATTTCTATAGTTGGACTTAGATATTTTAATGTTTATGGTTCAGGTGAGTATTTTAAAAATAGTACTGCATCTATGGTACTTCAATTTGGACATCAAATATTAGCCGGAAAAAATCCTAAGCTTTTTCAAGATAGTGATAAAATTCTTAGAGATTTTATATATATAGAAGATATCGTTCAGGCTAACATAAAAGCTATGCAACCAAAGACAAGTGGCATCTATAACGTTGGAACTGGTAAGGCTAGAAGTTTTCAAGATATAGTAGATATTTTACAAAAAGAGTTAGGCACATCATTAAATTGCGAATATATTCCAAATCCTTTTATCGGTAGTTATCAGTTTCATACAGAAGCAGATATAGCAACTACAAGAGAAGCTTTAGGCTATGAGCCAAGATTTGAAATGGAAGATGCAATAAAATCATATGTTGGTGAGATAAAAAGAGTTTACGAAGCAGAAGTTAAATAA
- a CDS encoding cytochrome C, which yields MKKIVIASIATLALATASMAAVNGKACTSCHGADWSKKALGKSKDVSQMTHAEIATSLKGYKDGSYGGPMKGLMKGQVAKYSDADLEAFAQTIGK from the coding sequence ATGAAAAAAATCGTGATCGCTTCAATCGCTACTTTAGCACTAGCAACAGCTTCAATGGCAGCAGTAAATGGAAAAGCTTGTACTTCTTGTCATGGTGCGGACTGGTCTAAAAAAGCTCTTGGTAAATCTAAAGATGTTTCTCAAATGACTCATGCTGAAATCGCAACTTCTCTTAAGGGGTACAAAGATGGTAGTTACGGTGGTCCAATGAAAGGTCTTATGAAAGGTCAAGTAGCTAAATATTCTGATGCAGATTTAGAAGCTTTTGCTCAAACAATAGGTAAATAA
- the ccoS gene encoding cbb3-type cytochrome oxidase assembly protein CcoS, whose amino-acid sequence MDTWVIAMMLGASIFLGAVALFAFLWAIKNGQFDDEEKFLNATKFDGEDELNDAIKQEKKKEALRKNYRPE is encoded by the coding sequence ATGGATACGTGGGTAATAGCAATGATGCTTGGGGCTTCTATATTTCTAGGTGCAGTCGCACTTTTTGCTTTTCTTTGGGCTATAAAAAATGGACAATTCGATGATGAAGAAAAGTTCTTAAATGCTACAAAATTTGATGGTGAAGATGAGTTAAATGATGCTATAAAACAAGAAAAGAAAAAAGAAGCTTTGAGAAAAAATTATAGACCAGAATGA
- a CDS encoding heavy metal translocating P-type ATPase, which yields MSDKVACSHCHLEFDTSVMIKDNNHYFCCKGCQGVFKLLSDEGLDSFYEKTKNTKLAPPNEKFEDSSTFNSDAFRDAFVKTNSDGFSEVSLIIEGIHCSACVWLNEKALHKMDGVIEANINFTNNKATIVWSDDVVKLSSIIDMIRSIGYNAFAYDASIQETHANKERKSYYLKMAVAIFASMNIMWIAVAQYAGYFSGITQDIKTILNIAEGILATPVLFYSGWVFFRGAYYGLKTKVVNMDLLVATGASLTYIYSIYITIVEHGEAYFDSVSMIITFVLIGKFLEVLSKKNAADTLDIIGKHIPNEVKLVVDGNIVECKLENVKVGDRVVIASGERVLLDGEIVKGEGSFDESNLTGESNPVYKKTGDFVISGTTSIDADIHFVASKDFKHSTLSNLVTLLESAINKKPKIQQMANRLSEHFSSTILILSFLTFLVWLLMNNSFETSFMIGISVIVIACPCALALATPVATLVGLSLGATKGILFKEAAQLETMAKADTLVLDKTGTITIGKPEVIQTHIYKEFDKELLYSLTKLSKHPISLGISKHLLQEEKFLKEIVFDEFSQVQAAGIKAKCGDMEILGGNLKLLEQNDINMEFTSDNSLFYYVVNRELVAIYELSDKIKDGAKELVDALKNRNIKVVMLTGDNKYIAKKVAQQVGIDEFIYEQTPQSKAKYIEDLHKEDRTIVMVGDGVNDILALSSSDIGIVMGSGSDIAVEISDVVLLNDSLKSLQDAFKISRTTYGLIKQNLFISLAYNAITIPLAMAGYVIPLVAAISMSVSSLLVVGNSMRIRYKWKTN from the coding sequence TTGTCTGATAAGGTAGCATGTAGTCATTGCCATTTAGAATTTGATACATCTGTTATGATAAAAGATAATAATCATTATTTTTGTTGTAAGGGATGCCAGGGTGTGTTCAAGTTACTTAGTGATGAAGGGCTTGATAGTTTTTATGAAAAAACTAAAAATACTAAACTAGCACCTCCAAATGAAAAATTTGAAGACTCTTCTACTTTTAATTCTGATGCATTTAGAGATGCATTTGTTAAAACTAATAGTGATGGTTTTAGTGAAGTCTCTTTAATCATAGAAGGAATTCATTGTTCAGCTTGTGTGTGGTTAAATGAAAAAGCTTTACATAAAATGGATGGAGTTATTGAAGCCAATATCAACTTTACTAATAATAAAGCTACTATTGTTTGGTCTGATGATGTTGTAAAACTATCAAGTATAATAGATATGATTCGTTCTATTGGATACAATGCATTTGCTTATGATGCATCTATCCAAGAGACACACGCAAATAAAGAGAGAAAATCATACTATTTAAAAATGGCTGTTGCTATCTTTGCATCTATGAATATTATGTGGATTGCTGTAGCTCAATATGCGGGATACTTTAGTGGTATAACTCAAGATATAAAAACAATTTTAAATATCGCAGAGGGGATTTTAGCTACTCCTGTTTTATTTTATAGTGGCTGGGTCTTTTTCAGAGGTGCATATTATGGATTAAAAACTAAAGTAGTAAATATGGATCTTCTTGTTGCAACGGGAGCTTCACTTACTTATATATACTCTATATATATTACAATAGTTGAGCATGGCGAAGCATATTTTGATTCTGTAAGTATGATTATTACTTTTGTTTTGATTGGTAAGTTTTTAGAAGTTTTAAGTAAAAAAAATGCTGCAGATACTTTGGATATCATAGGTAAACATATACCAAATGAAGTAAAATTAGTCGTTGATGGTAATATAGTAGAGTGTAAACTTGAAAATGTAAAAGTTGGAGATAGGGTTGTTATTGCATCTGGGGAAAGAGTTCTTTTAGATGGAGAAATAGTTAAAGGAGAAGGTTCATTTGATGAATCTAATCTAACAGGAGAGAGTAATCCAGTCTATAAAAAAACTGGAGATTTTGTGATTAGTGGAACGACTAGTATAGATGCTGATATACACTTTGTAGCTTCTAAAGATTTTAAACATTCTACTTTGTCAAATTTGGTAACTTTATTAGAATCAGCAATAAATAAAAAACCAAAAATACAGCAGATGGCAAACAGACTATCAGAACATTTTTCATCTACAATTTTAATTCTTTCTTTTTTAACTTTTTTAGTTTGGTTGTTGATGAATAATAGTTTTGAGACTTCATTTATGATAGGTATATCTGTTATAGTCATAGCATGTCCTTGTGCTTTGGCTCTTGCTACCCCTGTCGCAACATTGGTAGGACTTAGTTTAGGTGCTACTAAAGGAATTTTATTTAAAGAAGCTGCTCAGTTGGAGACAATGGCTAAAGCTGACACTTTGGTTTTGGACAAAACTGGAACAATAACTATCGGAAAACCTGAAGTAATTCAAACACATATTTACAAAGAGTTTGATAAAGAATTATTATATTCACTTACTAAATTATCAAAACATCCAATATCCTTAGGTATAAGTAAGCACTTGCTTCAAGAAGAAAAATTTCTTAAAGAAATAGTGTTTGATGAGTTTTCACAAGTTCAAGCAGCAGGAATAAAAGCTAAGTGCGGAGATATGGAAATACTTGGTGGTAATCTAAAACTCTTAGAACAAAATGACATAAATATGGAGTTTACATCAGATAACAGTCTTTTTTATTATGTTGTTAATAGAGAACTGGTGGCTATTTATGAACTAAGTGATAAGATAAAAGATGGAGCTAAAGAACTTGTAGATGCACTTAAAAATAGAAATATAAAAGTAGTTATGCTTACAGGTGACAATAAATATATAGCAAAAAAAGTAGCACAACAAGTTGGTATAGATGAATTTATTTATGAACAAACACCACAAAGTAAAGCAAAGTATATAGAAGATCTTCACAAAGAAGATAGAACTATTGTAATGGTAGGAGATGGTGTTAATGATATATTGGCATTATCATCATCTGATATAGGAATAGTTATGGGTAGTGGTAGTGATATAGCTGTTGAAATTAGCGATGTAGTATTGCTAAATGATTCTTTAAAATCCCTTCAAGATGCTTTTAAAATAAGTAGAACAACTTATGGACTTATCAAACAAAATTTATTTATATCATTAGCTTATAATGCTATAACAATTCCCCTTGCAATGGCAGGATATGTTATCCCTCTTGTTGCAGCAATATCAATGTCTGTAAGTTCTCTTTTAGTTGTAGGTAACTCTATGAGAATAAGATATAAATGGAAAACAAACTAA
- a CDS encoding asparaginase domain-containing protein, with protein sequence MLILNSGGTFNKRYNPINGELEVPYDNEVIQRILASVNFDYNLAGVVYKDSLDMDINDRKMLASIIMESTDDTFIIVHGTDTMHITAEFLSEIFEDRKIILTGSMKPFEIDNIESSFNLGMAMGFAKSNSEFGVYICMNGFLESYKNIIKNRALGKFELV encoded by the coding sequence GTGTTAATACTTAATAGTGGGGGTACTTTTAATAAAAGATATAACCCAATTAATGGTGAGTTAGAAGTACCTTATGATAATGAAGTTATTCAAAGAATATTAGCTAGTGTGAATTTTGATTATAATTTAGCTGGAGTTGTATATAAAGACAGTCTTGATATGGATATTAATGATAGAAAAATGCTAGCAAGTATTATAATGGAGTCCACAGATGACACATTTATTATTGTTCATGGTACTGATACCATGCACATTACTGCTGAATTTTTATCAGAAATTTTTGAAGATAGAAAAATTATATTAACCGGTTCAATGAAGCCATTTGAAATAGATAATATTGAATCAAGTTTTAATCTTGGTATGGCTATGGGTTTTGCAAAATCAAATTCGGAATTTGGTGTGTATATTTGCATGAATGGTTTTTTAGAGTCTTATAAAAATATAATTAAAAATAGAGCTTTAGGGAAATTTGAACTTGTCTGA
- the gmhB gene encoding D-glycero-beta-D-manno-heptose 1,7-bisphosphate 7-phosphatase, with protein sequence MVKALFLDRDGVVNIEKDYLYKIEDFEFIDGIFDLCAYFQKLGYIIIIVTNQSGIARDYYSDKDFKKLTNWMIKKFLQKNINIKKVYYCPHHPDISGVCACRKPNPGMLFEASKEFDIDLKNSIIIGDKERDIIAGIRAGLTTSYLFDVNSLVTSSQATKIVSHLEDIYSVNT encoded by the coding sequence ATGGTTAAAGCGCTTTTTCTTGATCGTGATGGTGTTGTTAATATTGAAAAAGATTATCTCTATAAAATAGAGGATTTTGAATTTATAGATGGTATATTTGATTTATGTGCTTATTTTCAAAAGTTAGGTTATATAATTATTATAGTAACTAATCAATCTGGTATTGCTCGAGATTATTACAGTGATAAAGATTTTAAAAAATTAACTAATTGGATGATAAAAAAATTTTTACAAAAAAATATTAATATTAAAAAGGTTTATTATTGCCCTCATCATCCAGATATATCAGGTGTATGTGCTTGTAGAAAACCTAATCCTGGTATGCTTTTTGAAGCTAGTAAGGAGTTTGATATAGATTTGAAAAATTCAATAATTATCGGTGATAAAGAGAGAGATATTATTGCTGGTATAAGAGCAGGTTTAACTACTTCATATTTATTTGATGTTAATAGTTTGGTCACTAGTTCACAAGCTACAAAAATAGTTTCACATTTAGAGGATATATACAGTGTTAATACTTAA
- the gmhA gene encoding D-sedoheptulose 7-phosphate isomerase, protein MKNYIKNQIKKSYETKQAIYENDELLNKILEVSQLCVELYRGSNKTILAGNGGSAADAQHIAAELVGRYGFDRPSLPSLSLTTDTSNLTAIGNDYGYDKVFSRQLEGMGQNGDIFIGISTSGNSKNIINAFNSAKEKDITTVALVGRDGGEMAKIADYAIIVPSDSTPRIQESHILIGHIICDIIEKEIFANGVN, encoded by the coding sequence ATGAAAAATTATATAAAAAATCAAATTAAAAAATCTTATGAAACTAAACAAGCTATCTACGAAAATGATGAGTTATTAAATAAAATTTTGGAAGTTTCTCAACTTTGTGTTGAATTATACAGAGGTTCAAACAAAACAATTTTAGCAGGCAATGGAGGTAGTGCTGCAGATGCACAACATATTGCTGCTGAATTAGTTGGAAGATATGGCTTTGATAGACCTTCTTTACCTTCTTTATCTCTTACAACTGATACTTCAAATTTAACTGCAATTGGAAATGATTATGGTTATGATAAAGTTTTTTCTCGTCAACTTGAGGGAATGGGGCAAAATGGAGATATTTTTATTGGTATCTCAACTTCTGGTAATTCTAAAAATATTATTAATGCATTTAATAGTGCAAAAGAAAAAGATATAACTACTGTAGCTTTAGTTGGACGAGATGGCGGTGAAATGGCTAAAATAGCAGATTATGCCATTATTGTTCCATCTGATTCTACTCCTAGAATCCAGGAATCTCATATTTTGATAGGTCATATAATTTGTGATATTATAGAAAAAGAGATATTTGCTAATGGTGTAAACTAG
- a CDS encoding type II secretion system protein: protein MKKAFTMLELIFVLIVVGILAAIMLPQIKSNKLREAAIQVVSHIRYTQHLAMIDDKFNSSDIDWYKMRWQIVFSSSAYSENRVAYSVYTDKSKTGSPNSTLDEVAINPLDKNKLLSGGHSGTIYTSNSKATKTMNLGLTYDISSYNLNGGCSGARITFDHLGRPINGTIHNDTQAYDNNSLITTRCNVVLTNPEGSITIAIEPETGYAHILDS from the coding sequence ATGAAAAAAGCATTTACAATGTTAGAATTAATATTTGTGCTAATTGTAGTTGGTATCTTAGCTGCAATAATGTTACCTCAAATTAAATCAAATAAACTAAGAGAAGCAGCGATACAAGTTGTTTCACATATAAGATATACTCAACACCTTGCTATGATTGATGATAAGTTTAATTCTAGTGATATTGATTGGTATAAAATGAGATGGCAGATTGTATTTAGTAGCTCTGCATATTCTGAAAATAGAGTTGCATATAGTGTTTATACAGATAAATCAAAGACAGGTAGTCCAAATTCAACATTAGACGAAGTGGCAATAAATCCGCTTGATAAAAATAAATTACTAAGTGGTGGGCATTCGGGTACAATTTATACAAGTAATTCTAAGGCAACTAAAACTATGAATTTAGGTTTAACGTATGATATCTCTAGTTATAATTTAAACGGAGGATGCAGTGGTGCAAGAATTACATTTGATCATTTAGGAAGACCTATAAATGGAACAATACATAATGATACTCAAGCATATGATAATAATAGTTTAATAACAACAAGATGCAATGTTGTATTAACAAATCCAGAAGGTAGTATAACAATAGCGATAGAGCCTGAGACTGGTTATGCACATATTTTAGACAGCTAA